CAGCATGCTCGGGAGCGACCGGCCGATAGTAATGCTTGGCCGCCAGCTTCTGCCCGACCGGACTGTAGAGGTATTCGAGGTAGGCCTTGGCCACCTCGAAGGTGCCATGTTTTTTCGCTACCTTGTCGACCACCGTCACCGGCGGTTCGGCCAGAATGGAGACCGAAGGGACAATGATTTCGAACTGGTCGGGGCCAAGTTCGTTGATCGCCAGAAACGCCTCGTTCTCCCAGGAGAGGAAGACATCGCCGATCCCGCGCTTGACGAAGGTGGTGGTCGAACCGCGGGCACCGGAATCGAGAATCGGCACGTTTTTGTAGAGAGCGGTGACGAAGCCGCGGGCGGCTTTTTCATCACCAGCATTCTTTTTCAGCGCGTAGCCCCAGGCGGCGAGATAGTTCCAGCGCGCGCCACCCGAGGTTTTCGGGTTGGGGGTAATGACCGCAACACCCGGCTTGATGATGTCGTCCCAGTCGTGAATCCCCTTGGGGTTCCCCTTGCGCACCAGAAAGACGATGGTTGAGGTGTAAGGGGCGCTGTTATGCGGCAGGCGTTTTTGCCACTCCTTGCCGAAATGTCCGGTCCGCTCGGCGATGGCGTCGATATCATACGCCAGCGCCAGGGTGACCACGTCTGCTTCCAGACCGTCGATAACCGCGCGGGCCTGCTTGCCGGCGCCACCGTGAGACTGGTTCACTTTGACGGCATCACCGGTTTTAGACAGCCAATGTTTGGCAAATACCTCATTGTACTCTTTGTAGAGTTCACGGGTCGGGTCGTAGGAGACGTTGAGCAGGGTGTACTCCTTGGCTGAAGCCGCTCCTGTAATCAAAAGCAGGGCTGCAAACACCAGAGTCATTATTGATTTAAAATTGACCGTTCGCATTTTTCATTGTCCTCAAAGGTTTTTCGTTGCTTCCAGTTGTCCGGTGAGCTTCGCGTTTCGGTTATGTTTTCGGGCCTCCGGGTCCTCCGGTGAGCTTCGATGAAAGCCGTTTGGCGAAAGAAAAGATCTCAAACGATCCCCTCGTACAGTACGCTCGAAAGGTAGCGCTCGCCGGAATCGGGCAGAATCACCACGATTTTTTTGCCGGCATATTCAGGCTGAGCCGCCAGGCGCGCGGCGACGGCCACCGCTGCGCCACAAGAAATCCCGGCCAGGATGCCCTCTTCTTTGGCCAGGCGACGGGCAAAGTCGATCGCCTCGTCGTTGCTGACCTGCTCGACCTGGTCGACAAAAGACAGGTCGAGGGTCTCCGGAATGAATCCCGCGCCGATCCCCTGGATCTTGTGCGGACCGGGCTGGATGGCTTTCCCGGCAAGGTGCTGACTGATGACCGGCGAATCGGTCGGTTCGACCGCTACCGAGTGCAGCGACTTCCCCTTGTCTTGTTCAAAATACTGACTGATACCGGTGATTGTTCCGCCGGTGCCGACCCCGGAGATCAGCACATCGACATCGCCGCCCGTTGCCTCCCAGATTTCCGGACCGGTGGTGCTGCGATGAATGGCCGGGTTCGCCGGATTCTTGAATTGATGCAGCAATACGTAGCGGTCCGGTTCAGCGGCGGCCAGTTCTTCGGCGGCCGCAATCGCACCACCCATCCCTTTTGCGCCAGGGGTCAGCACCAGGTTGGCGCCGAACGCCTTGAGTACCTTGCGGCGTTCAAGGCTCATGGTTTCAGGCATGGTCAGGGTGATGGGAATACCGCGCGCGGCGGCGACAAAGGCCAGAGCGATTCCCGTGTTGCCACTGGTCGGCTCGACGATCTCTTTGCCCGGACTGAGCAGCCCTTTTTTCTCGGCGTCCCAGATCATCGCCGCGCCGATGCGGCACTTGACCGAGTAGGCCGGGTTGCGCCCCTCGATCTTGGCGAAAACTTCAGCGCCACCAAGGGCGATGCGGTTCAGTTTGACCAGCGGGGTGCCGCCGATGCTGAGGGAATTGTCAGAAAATGTCTGGCTCATGGTTTTCTCCTTTGGCTAGGATAGGTCTGGTTATTGTCTTCAACTTAAGCCACTAGTCTATCGATTTTATAGACTAATAGTTAAAAAAATTAGATGCTGTAATCGATCACTTTTTTTGCTTTTTTTGCCGCATCGCTGGAGCGCACGAGAACTTCTTTCACGCTTGTGTTATCAAGGATATTGGCGACCGCGTCACGCACGTCCTTCATCACCAGGCGGATGCCACAACTCTCTTCGTCATCGCACTCGGTACACTTCTGATAGGCTGTTGCGCTGACACAGGGGACCGGTGCCAAGGTTCCGTCCAGAACCCGAACCGCGCTCCCCATGGTGATCTGCGCAGGATCTTTGGCCAGAAAATAGCCGCCACCTTTCCCCTTGCGACTACCAAGGATACCGGCGTTTTTCAGATGCAACAGGATCAGCTCCAGGAATTTCTTGGGAATACCTTCCTGTTCGGCCAGATCGCCAATCTGCACGGGACCCGCGCCATATTTGCGCGCCAGAGCCAGTAAGGCCAAAAGACCGTATTTGGTTTTTTTTGAAATCATAAACTATTATCCCTATGGTTTTTGTAGAGTAATTGCAGATAAACGATTTGTCAACTGTTTTTTTCTAACACCGCTTTTTGGGGCCTCAGCGCAAAAGTTATGGGGTGACAGGGTGCTTGCGAAATTGCGGGATGACGGTTACGGCTCAGCTTTTAATCATTTTCAAAAGCTGCGGAACCAGTTGTTTTTTGCGCGATAAAACGCCTTTGAGTTCGTAAAGGTTGCGGTCGAGCAGCGGGTAGCCGATGATCAGTGGCAGTTCCTTGGTCCCCAGGGCGAGGAGCAGGCTTGTCCCTTTTACAATATCGGTAACCAGCAACCCGATCATGTCAAGCTGTTTGATTTCCTTGATTTCGTTCAGGGCAACTTCAATCTCATCGCGTAATTCGTGAAATTCCTGAAAACTTACCACCTCGATCTGGCCGATACCGAAGGTTGTGGAGCCGGTGGTAAATTCTTTGAAATCGGACAAAATCAGGGCCTGTCTGGTGGGATAGGCGGCGAGGGTGCTCCCCGATTGAAAGAGCCGACGCCCGAATTCAGCTACTTCCAGACCCGATAGCTCGCCCAGCCATTGGGACAATTCCCGGTCGCTGTCCGTGGTCGTGGGTGACTTGAGGATAACGGTGTCTGACAGCAATCCGGCGAGCAACAGCCCGGCGTAGACCGGCTCCGGAACGATGTTGGCCTGTCGGTAAAGTCCGGCGACAATGGTACAGGTACTGCCGAGCGGCTGGTTGATGAAACGGATCGGCAGGTCGGTGTGAAAATTGCCGAGGCGATGATGATCGATGACCTCCAGAACTTCCACCTTGTCGGCGCCGGGGACCGCCTGCGACAGTTCGTTGTGGTCGACCAGGATCAGTTTGACCGGGGAGGGGCCAAGGAGGTTACTTTTAGTTGCCATGCCGACCACCCGCCC
This window of the Desulfuromonadaceae bacterium genome carries:
- the cysK gene encoding cysteine synthase A — translated: MSQTFSDNSLSIGGTPLVKLNRIALGGAEVFAKIEGRNPAYSVKCRIGAAMIWDAEKKGLLSPGKEIVEPTSGNTGIALAFVAAARGIPITLTMPETMSLERRKVLKAFGANLVLTPGAKGMGGAIAAAEELAAAEPDRYVLLHQFKNPANPAIHRSTTGPEIWEATGGDVDVLISGVGTGGTITGISQYFEQDKGKSLHSVAVEPTDSPVISQHLAGKAIQPGPHKIQGIGAGFIPETLDLSFVDQVEQVSNDEAIDFARRLAKEEGILAGISCGAAVAVAARLAAQPEYAGKKIVVILPDSGERYLSSVLYEGIV
- a CDS encoding sulfate ABC transporter substrate-binding protein; amino-acid sequence: MTLVFAALLLITGAASAKEYTLLNVSYDPTRELYKEYNEVFAKHWLSKTGDAVKVNQSHGGAGKQARAVIDGLEADVVTLALAYDIDAIAERTGHFGKEWQKRLPHNSAPYTSTIVFLVRKGNPKGIHDWDDIIKPGVAVITPNPKTSGGARWNYLAAWGYALKKNAGDEKAARGFVTALYKNVPILDSGARGSTTTFVKRGIGDVFLSWENEAFLAINELGPDQFEIIVPSVSILAEPPVTVVDKVAKKHGTFEVAKAYLEYLYSPVGQKLAAKHYYRPVAPEHADPADIARFPKVNLFTVDELFGGWQKAQKTHFADGGTFDQIYVPSR
- a CDS encoding Rrf2 family transcriptional regulator, whose translation is MISKKTKYGLLALLALARKYGAGPVQIGDLAEQEGIPKKFLELILLHLKNAGILGSRKGKGGGYFLAKDPAQITMGSAVRVLDGTLAPVPCVSATAYQKCTECDDEESCGIRLVMKDVRDAVANILDNTSVKEVLVRSSDAAKKAKKVIDYSI